A window of Cellulomonas fimi contains these coding sequences:
- the zapE gene encoding cell division protein ZapE, translated as MTAVDPAARPGGAHPGPASLTARTPVVPPERLLAELVPPRHFAGESFDTYVPDAAHPSQREAVDRLRAVARTITDGSGRGGGLFRRASRRTPPAVYLDGGFGVGKTHLLASLAHAVGTHDAAFGTFVEYTNLVGALGFLPTVEALAATKLVCIDEFELDDPGDTVLMSRLLRELADRGVALAATSNTLPESLGEGRFAADDFLREIQALAARFEVLRVDGQDYRHRSVVTDADGLADDAVRRAVTGVPGATLDAFPALLDHLARVHPSRYGALLDGVELVGLTGVAPVPTQDVALRLVVLVDRLYDRDVPVLLGGGGEHDLFSAEMLRGGYRKKYYRALSRLGALAADGAARVTA; from the coding sequence GTGACAGCCGTCGACCCCGCCGCCCGCCCCGGCGGCGCGCACCCGGGACCGGCCTCGCTCACCGCGCGCACGCCCGTCGTCCCGCCCGAGCGGCTGCTCGCCGAGCTCGTCCCGCCCCGCCACTTCGCGGGCGAGTCGTTCGACACCTACGTGCCCGACGCCGCGCACCCGTCGCAGCGCGAGGCCGTCGACAGGCTCCGCGCCGTGGCGCGCACGATCACCGACGGCTCCGGTCGCGGGGGCGGTCTGTTCCGCCGCGCGTCCCGCCGCACCCCGCCGGCCGTCTACCTCGACGGCGGCTTCGGCGTCGGCAAGACCCACCTGCTCGCGTCGCTCGCGCACGCCGTCGGCACGCACGACGCCGCGTTCGGCACGTTCGTCGAGTACACCAACCTCGTCGGCGCGCTCGGCTTCCTGCCGACCGTCGAGGCGCTCGCCGCCACGAAGCTCGTGTGCATCGACGAGTTCGAGCTCGACGACCCCGGCGACACCGTCCTCATGTCCCGCCTGCTGCGCGAGCTCGCCGACCGCGGCGTCGCGCTCGCGGCCACGTCGAACACGCTGCCCGAGTCGCTCGGCGAGGGCCGCTTCGCCGCCGACGACTTCCTGCGCGAGATCCAGGCGCTCGCCGCCCGGTTCGAGGTGCTGCGCGTCGACGGGCAGGACTACCGGCACCGGTCCGTCGTGACCGACGCCGACGGGCTCGCCGACGACGCCGTGCGCCGGGCGGTCACCGGTGTGCCCGGCGCGACGCTCGACGCGTTCCCCGCGCTGCTCGACCACCTCGCGCGCGTCCACCCGAGCCGGTACGGCGCACTGCTCGACGGCGTCGAGCTCGTCGGCCTCACCGGCGTCGCGCCCGTGCCGACGCAGGACGTCGCGCTGCGCCTCGTCGTGCTCGTCGACCGCCTGTACGACCGCGACGTGCCCGTGCTGCTCGGCGGCGGGGGAGAGCACGACCTGTTCTCCGCCGAGATGCTGCGCGGCGGCTACCGCAAGAAGTACTACCGCGCGCTGTCCCGCCTCGGCGCGCTCGCGGCCGACGGCGCGGCCCGCGTCACCGCCTGA
- the treZ gene encoding malto-oligosyltrehalose trehalohydrolase, which translates to MRPHVWAPDARSVDLVLPATRERVGLTPDGDGWWTVKRDLSHGTDYAYALDGGDPLPDPRSAWQPDGVHGPSRVFHAGRFTWTDDGWSGLDVRGRVVYELHVGTFTPGGTLDSAADALPELVSLGVDLVELMPVAPFDGPRGWGYDGVGLYAVHEAYGGPEALQRFVDAAHGLGLAVCLDVVHNHLGPSGNYTGLFGPYATDAHHTPWGSAINLDQPGSHVVRRWIVDSALRWLRDFHVDALRLDAVHELRDDSEQHLLAQLSDEVTALSERVGRPLSLIAETDLNDVVSVAPTAAGGWGMTAQWADDVHHALHALLTGERHGYYVDFGTPATLRHAMTRVFVHDGGFSTFRDREWGRPVPSGTDGHRFVVSTQTHDQVGNRAVGDRPADRLDAGTLAGSAALLLLSPFTPMLFQGEEWGTRTPFQFFTSFPDPELGRLVSEGRRSEFGGHGWADLYGGAVEVPDPQDEATFHRSVLDRAERSRPPHDRLLDWYRELVALRRSVPELASGDLAATDLTWDGPDSSDGPWRGVLVLHRGAARVVVNLTDDEARVPLPADAPLDVAAAWEPCALRSGAEPHVVVPALSVAVLVPARAD; encoded by the coding sequence GTGCGCCCGCACGTGTGGGCCCCGGACGCCCGCAGCGTCGACCTCGTGCTGCCCGCGACGCGCGAGCGGGTCGGCCTGACGCCGGACGGGGACGGCTGGTGGACGGTCAAGCGCGACCTGTCCCACGGCACCGACTACGCGTACGCGCTCGACGGCGGCGACCCGCTGCCCGACCCGCGCAGCGCGTGGCAGCCCGACGGGGTGCACGGGCCGAGCCGTGTCTTCCACGCGGGCCGGTTCACGTGGACCGACGACGGGTGGAGCGGGCTCGACGTGCGCGGCCGGGTCGTCTACGAGCTGCACGTCGGGACCTTCACGCCCGGAGGGACCCTCGACAGCGCCGCGGACGCGCTGCCTGAGCTCGTCTCGCTCGGGGTCGACCTCGTCGAGCTCATGCCGGTCGCCCCGTTCGACGGCCCGCGCGGCTGGGGCTACGACGGTGTCGGCCTCTACGCCGTGCACGAGGCGTACGGCGGTCCGGAGGCGCTGCAGCGGTTCGTCGACGCCGCGCACGGCCTCGGCCTCGCGGTGTGCCTCGACGTCGTGCACAACCACCTCGGCCCGTCCGGCAACTACACGGGACTGTTCGGCCCGTACGCGACGGACGCGCACCACACGCCGTGGGGCTCGGCCATCAACCTCGACCAGCCGGGATCGCACGTCGTGCGCCGGTGGATCGTCGACAGCGCGCTGCGCTGGCTGCGCGACTTCCACGTCGACGCGCTGCGCCTCGACGCGGTCCACGAGCTGCGCGACGACTCCGAGCAGCACCTGCTCGCGCAGCTGTCCGACGAGGTCACCGCGCTGTCCGAGCGCGTCGGCCGGCCCCTGTCACTGATCGCCGAGACGGACCTCAACGACGTCGTGAGCGTCGCCCCGACCGCAGCCGGCGGCTGGGGCATGACCGCGCAGTGGGCCGACGACGTGCACCACGCCCTGCACGCGCTGCTGACGGGCGAGCGGCACGGCTACTACGTCGACTTCGGCACGCCCGCGACGCTCCGGCACGCGATGACGCGCGTGTTCGTGCACGACGGCGGCTTCTCGACGTTCCGCGACCGGGAGTGGGGCCGACCCGTCCCGAGCGGGACCGACGGCCACCGGTTCGTCGTGAGCACGCAGACGCACGACCAGGTCGGCAACCGCGCCGTCGGTGATCGCCCCGCCGACCGGCTCGACGCGGGCACGCTCGCCGGGTCCGCCGCGCTGCTCCTGCTCTCGCCGTTCACGCCCATGCTGTTCCAGGGCGAGGAGTGGGGCACCCGCACCCCGTTCCAGTTCTTCACGTCGTTCCCCGACCCCGAGCTCGGCCGGCTCGTGAGCGAGGGACGCCGGTCCGAGTTCGGCGGCCACGGCTGGGCGGACCTGTACGGCGGCGCCGTCGAGGTGCCCGACCCGCAGGACGAGGCGACCTTCCACCGGTCGGTGCTCGACCGCGCTGAGCGCTCCCGGCCGCCGCACGACCGGCTGCTCGACTGGTACCGCGAGCTCGTCGCGCTGCGCCGCTCCGTCCCCGAGCTCGCGTCGGGCGACCTCGCCGCGACCGACCTCACGTGGGACGGCCCGGACTCCTCTGACGGTCCGTGGCGGGGCGTGCTCGTCCTGCACCGCGGCGCCGCGCGCGTGGTCGTCAACCTCACCGACGACGAGGCCCGTGTCCCGCTCCCCGCGGACGCTCCGCTCGACGTCGCCGCCGCGTGGGAGCCGTGCGCGCTCAGGTCCGGCGCCGAGCCGCACGTCGTCGTCCCGGCCCTCTCGGTCGCCGTGCTCGTCCCCGCCCGCGCGGACTGA